From the Leucobacter tenebrionis genome, one window contains:
- a CDS encoding TerC family protein, whose product MFVAPVLPPWFEIGSMILLVGILVVDLLLIIKRPHVPSMREASLWVGFYVLLALLFAGAIFLLGDVQHGTEFLAGWLTEYSLSIDNLFVFVLILASFKVPHAYQQRALMIGIILALVFRGVFILAGAALIERFIWIFFLFGAWLIWTAWQQVKPGEEEHGGDSWIIRQVKKVMPISDHYDGGKLRTTVDGKRMWTPFLLVLVSLGTTDLLFALDSIPAIFGITRSPFIVFTANVFALMGLRQLYFLLGGLLDKLEYLKYGIAAILAFIGVKLVFHALHENELPFINGGHHVEWVPDISIWFSLGFIVAAMAVATIASVVKMNREAKRSGQRLHLGAADTPED is encoded by the coding sequence ATGTTCGTGGCACCTGTTCTTCCACCCTGGTTCGAGATCGGTTCGATGATTCTGCTCGTCGGAATCCTCGTCGTCGACCTGCTCCTCATCATCAAGCGCCCCCACGTGCCCAGCATGCGCGAGGCCAGCCTCTGGGTCGGCTTCTACGTGCTGCTCGCGCTGCTCTTCGCCGGGGCGATCTTCCTGCTGGGCGATGTGCAGCACGGAACCGAGTTCCTCGCCGGCTGGCTCACGGAGTACAGCCTCTCGATCGACAACCTTTTCGTGTTCGTGCTGATCCTCGCGAGCTTCAAGGTGCCGCACGCCTACCAGCAGCGCGCGCTCATGATCGGCATCATCCTGGCGCTGGTGTTCCGCGGCGTCTTCATCCTCGCCGGAGCCGCGCTCATCGAGCGGTTCATCTGGATCTTCTTCCTCTTCGGCGCGTGGCTCATCTGGACCGCTTGGCAGCAGGTCAAGCCGGGTGAGGAGGAGCACGGCGGCGACAGCTGGATCATCCGTCAGGTGAAGAAGGTCATGCCGATCTCCGACCACTACGACGGCGGCAAGCTGCGCACGACGGTCGACGGCAAACGGATGTGGACCCCGTTCCTGCTCGTGCTCGTCTCGCTCGGCACCACCGACCTGCTGTTCGCCCTCGACTCGATCCCCGCCATCTTCGGCATCACGCGCAGCCCGTTCATCGTCTTCACCGCCAACGTGTTCGCGCTCATGGGTCTGCGTCAGCTCTACTTCCTGCTCGGCGGCCTGCTCGACAAGCTCGAGTACCTCAAGTACGGCATCGCCGCGATCCTGGCGTTCATCGGCGTGAAGCTGGTCTTCCACGCCCTGCACGAGAACGAGCTGCCGTTCATCAACGGCGGGCACCACGTCGAATGGGTGCCCGACATCAGCATCTGGTTCTCGCTCGGGTTCATCGTCGCGGCGATGGCGGTGGCTACCATCGCGAGCGTCGTGAAGATGAATCGCGAGGCCAAGCGCAGCGGTCAGCGGCTGCACCTCGGAGCGGCCGATACTCCGGAGGACTGA
- a CDS encoding TIGR00645 family protein, translating to MIDRSTPPIDRSTARGPGPASRTLAAFIFASRWLQAPLYLGLIIAQAIYVVLFFIELWHLVENVIVTGHVTETDVMLSVLALIDIVMIANLLIMVIIGGYETFVSKIRVEGHHDEPEWLSHVNTNLLKVKLAVSIISISSIHLLKTFIEVGRMDKGVVRNADGSVLYSWDGVLWEVAIHLAFIVSALALAWIDRMSHHHPAVKQDQVTAGRIEAGLREAAPAAAEEYVTVRVPAGTQLPEGARVVE from the coding sequence GTGATCGACCGTTCGACCCCGCCGATCGACCGCAGCACCGCTCGCGGCCCCGGCCCCGCCTCCCGCACGCTCGCGGCCTTCATCTTCGCGAGCCGCTGGCTGCAGGCTCCCCTCTACCTCGGGCTCATCATCGCGCAGGCCATCTACGTGGTGCTGTTCTTCATCGAGCTGTGGCACCTCGTCGAGAACGTGATCGTCACCGGGCACGTCACGGAAACCGACGTGATGCTGAGCGTGCTCGCGCTCATCGACATCGTGATGATCGCGAACCTGCTCATCATGGTGATCATCGGCGGCTACGAGACCTTCGTCTCGAAGATCCGCGTCGAGGGGCATCACGACGAGCCCGAGTGGCTCTCGCACGTCAACACGAACCTGCTCAAGGTGAAGCTCGCGGTGTCGATCATCTCGATCTCCTCGATCCACCTGCTCAAGACCTTCATCGAGGTCGGCCGTATGGATAAGGGCGTCGTGCGCAACGCCGACGGATCGGTGCTCTACTCCTGGGACGGCGTGCTGTGGGAGGTCGCGATCCACCTCGCCTTCATCGTCTCGGCGCTCGCACTCGCGTGGATCGACCGGATGAGCCACCACCACCCTGCGGTGAAGCAGGATCAGGTGACCGCGGGCCGCATCGAGGCCGGACTGCGGGAGGCTGCCCCGGCTGCCGCCGAGGAGTACGTCACCGTGCGGGTCCCGGCCGGGACGCAGTTGCCCGAGGGCGCCCGCGTCGTCGAGTAG
- a CDS encoding isocitrate lyase encodes MTAFQNDIEAVEALKEQNGSGWDAINPEHVARMRAQNRFRTGLEIAQYTADIMRRDMAEYDADASLYTQSLGVWHGFIGQQKMISIKKHLETTKKRYLYLSGWMVAALRSEFGPLPDQSMHEKTAVPALIEELYTFLRQADARELDLLFTQLDEARRAGDETAVEFIQSQIDNYETHVVPIIADIDAGFGNPEATYLLAKKMIEAGACAIQIENQVSDEKQCGHQDGKVTVPHEDFIAKINAVRYAFLELGIDNGVIVARTDSLGAGLTQKLAVTNTPGDLGDQYNSFLDVEEISESDLGNGDVVIKCDGKLLRPKRLPSNLYQFRKGTGEDRVVLDCITSLKNGADLLWIETEKPHVEQIAGMVDRIREAVPNAKLVYNNSPSFNWTLNFRQQAYDLLVEQGEDVSAYDRDNLMSVEYDGTELARLADEKIRSFQRDGSARAGIFHHLITLPTYHTAALSTDNLAKGYFGDEGMLTYVRDVQRQEIRQGIATVKHQNMAGSDIGDNHKEYFAGDAALKAGGKDNTMNQFS; translated from the coding sequence ATGACTGCGTTCCAGAACGATATCGAGGCCGTCGAGGCGCTCAAGGAGCAGAACGGCTCAGGCTGGGATGCGATCAACCCCGAGCACGTCGCCCGGATGCGGGCCCAGAACCGGTTCCGCACGGGGCTCGAGATCGCGCAGTACACGGCCGACATCATGCGCCGCGACATGGCAGAGTACGACGCCGATGCATCGCTCTATACCCAGTCGCTCGGCGTCTGGCACGGGTTCATCGGGCAGCAGAAGATGATCTCGATCAAGAAGCACCTCGAGACCACGAAGAAGCGCTACCTCTACCTCTCCGGCTGGATGGTCGCCGCCCTGCGCTCCGAGTTCGGCCCGCTGCCCGACCAGTCGATGCACGAGAAGACCGCGGTGCCGGCCCTCATCGAGGAGCTCTACACGTTCCTGCGCCAGGCCGACGCCCGCGAGCTCGATCTACTGTTCACCCAGCTCGACGAAGCCCGCCGCGCGGGCGACGAGACCGCGGTCGAGTTCATCCAGTCGCAGATCGACAACTACGAGACCCACGTCGTGCCGATCATCGCCGACATCGACGCCGGCTTCGGCAACCCCGAGGCGACCTATCTGCTCGCGAAGAAGATGATCGAGGCGGGCGCCTGCGCGATCCAGATCGAGAACCAGGTCTCCGACGAGAAGCAGTGCGGGCACCAGGACGGCAAGGTCACCGTTCCGCACGAGGACTTCATCGCCAAGATCAACGCCGTGCGCTACGCGTTCCTCGAGCTCGGCATCGACAACGGCGTGATCGTCGCCCGCACCGACTCGCTCGGGGCCGGCCTCACCCAGAAGCTCGCCGTCACGAATACGCCCGGCGATCTGGGAGACCAGTACAACTCGTTCCTCGACGTCGAGGAGATCTCCGAGAGCGATCTCGGCAACGGCGATGTGGTCATCAAGTGCGACGGCAAGCTGCTGCGCCCGAAGCGCCTCCCCTCGAACCTCTACCAGTTCCGCAAGGGCACGGGCGAGGATCGCGTCGTGCTCGACTGCATCACCTCGCTGAAGAACGGCGCGGATCTGCTGTGGATCGAGACCGAGAAGCCGCACGTCGAGCAGATCGCCGGCATGGTCGACCGCATTCGCGAGGCGGTCCCGAACGCGAAGCTCGTGTACAACAACAGCCCGTCGTTCAACTGGACCCTCAACTTCCGCCAGCAGGCCTACGATCTGCTCGTCGAGCAGGGGGAGGACGTCTCGGCCTACGATCGCGACAACCTCATGAGCGTCGAGTACGACGGCACCGAGCTCGCCCGCCTCGCCGACGAGAAGATCCGCTCCTTCCAGCGCGACGGCTCCGCCAGGGCCGGCATCTTCCACCACCTCATCACCCTGCCGACCTACCACACGGCGGCGCTGTCGACCGACAACCTGGCCAAGGGATACTTCGGCGACGAGGGCATGCTGACCTACGTGCGCGACGTGCAGCGCCAGGAGATCCGTCAGGGGATCGCCACCGTCAAGCACCAGAACATGGCCGGCAGCGACATCGGCGACAACCACAAGGAGTACTTCGCCGGCGACGCCGCTCTCAAGGCCGGCGGCAAAGACAACACCATGAACCAGTTCAGCTGA
- a CDS encoding NAD(P)H-dependent flavin oxidoreductase: MTRLLDSRLPIVAAPMAGGPSTVALARAVASAGGFPFLAGGYKPREALEKEIAAVRAADIAFGVNLFVPSGESVDEAAFAAYAEELRAEADAYGLELDPSPVQDDDGWGEKLALLTEDPVPVVSLTFGLPDRADIAALRRAGTRVIATVTSPGEARLAREAGVDGLVVQGSQAGGHSAVFDGTRDPESITTAALVRRVLQAVDLPLIAAGGVDGPGAVRELLEAGAQAVAVGTLLLRTDEAGTSPAHRAALGSPSFTQTVLTRVFTGRPARALRNGFIDRHQAASIDGYPAVHHLTRSLRAAAGRAGDADRLHLWAGAGWRSAPTGSAADAVEWLTSELD, from the coding sequence ATGACCCGTCTCTTGGACAGCCGTCTCCCGATCGTCGCGGCACCCATGGCGGGTGGCCCCTCGACGGTCGCGCTGGCGCGAGCCGTCGCTTCGGCCGGGGGCTTCCCGTTCCTGGCCGGTGGATACAAGCCCCGCGAAGCGTTGGAGAAGGAGATCGCCGCCGTGCGCGCGGCGGACATCGCCTTCGGCGTCAACCTCTTCGTGCCGTCCGGTGAATCGGTGGACGAGGCCGCCTTCGCCGCGTACGCGGAGGAACTGCGAGCCGAGGCCGACGCGTACGGGCTCGAACTGGACCCGTCCCCCGTGCAGGACGACGACGGGTGGGGTGAGAAGCTCGCGCTGCTGACCGAGGATCCCGTGCCTGTGGTGTCCTTGACCTTCGGCCTCCCCGACCGCGCCGACATCGCCGCCCTCCGCCGGGCGGGCACCCGCGTCATAGCCACGGTGACCTCGCCCGGGGAGGCCCGGCTCGCGCGGGAGGCCGGCGTCGACGGCCTCGTCGTCCAGGGGTCGCAGGCGGGTGGTCACAGCGCCGTGTTCGACGGCACCCGGGATCCCGAATCGATCACGACCGCCGCGCTCGTGCGGCGCGTGCTGCAGGCCGTGGATCTGCCGCTGATCGCAGCGGGCGGGGTCGACGGGCCGGGGGCCGTGCGCGAACTGCTCGAGGCCGGCGCGCAGGCCGTAGCGGTCGGAACGCTGCTGCTCCGCACGGACGAAGCCGGCACCTCGCCGGCGCACCGAGCCGCCCTGGGCTCCCCCTCGTTCACGCAGACCGTGCTCACCCGAGTCTTCACGGGTCGCCCCGCACGCGCGCTGCGCAACGGATTCATCGATCGGCATCAGGCGGCGTCGATCGACGGCTACCCCGCCGTGCACCACCTGACTCGCTCGCTCCGCGCCGCAGCGGGCCGGGCCGGCGACGCGGATCGGTTGCATCTCTGGGCCGGCGCCGGCTGGCGCAGCGCCCCGACCGGTTCCGCCGCCGATGCCGTCGAGTGGTTGACCTCAGAACTCGACTGA
- a CDS encoding helix-turn-helix domain-containing protein: MDQGAESLARAIGARVKQERNARGWTLDQLSEHAGVSRRMVVNVEQGGVNPSVGTLLRLSDALGVGLPSLVEAPAPRTAKLTPAGGGAVLWAGERGGRGVLVAGTEPPDVVELWDWTLGPGEQHRSEEHATGTRELLQVLEGAMIVEAGGESHELAAGDALSFFGDVPHSYTNPDNAPARFSLCVYEPGVGRQYRNGAVDA, translated from the coding sequence ATGGATCAGGGAGCAGAGTCGCTCGCGCGCGCTATCGGCGCTCGGGTGAAGCAGGAGCGGAACGCTCGCGGATGGACGCTGGATCAGCTGTCGGAGCATGCCGGGGTGAGCCGACGGATGGTCGTGAACGTGGAGCAGGGCGGGGTCAACCCGAGCGTGGGCACGCTGCTGCGGCTCTCCGATGCTCTGGGGGTGGGACTCCCGTCCCTCGTCGAGGCTCCTGCACCGCGGACGGCGAAGCTCACTCCGGCCGGCGGCGGCGCGGTGCTGTGGGCCGGGGAACGTGGCGGGCGCGGCGTGCTCGTCGCCGGTACGGAACCCCCGGACGTGGTCGAGCTCTGGGACTGGACGCTGGGGCCCGGTGAACAGCATCGGAGCGAGGAGCACGCTACCGGCACCCGTGAGCTGCTCCAGGTGCTGGAGGGCGCGATGATCGTCGAAGCCGGAGGCGAGTCGCACGAACTGGCCGCCGGGGACGCCCTGTCCTTCTTCGGCGATGTCCCCCACTCCTACACCAACCCCGATAATGCGCCCGCGCGTTTCTCGCTCTGCGTCTACGAACCGGGCGTCGGCCGCCAGTACAGAAACGGAGCCGTGGATGCCTGA
- a CDS encoding B3/B4 domain-containing protein encodes MPEILSPDEFLTASAVEPEVFELRPDYRALLLVAEGLDAEATSPAADALVERAESHAEELLAASPVTELPHVAAWREAYRAFGAKPQRTRNSLEALTRRAEQGLPRINALTDVYNAISVLHQIPLGGEDFDRYDGPARLIRATGAEPFDTTANGEAAIEHPEAGEVVWCDDAGVTCRRWNWRQGQRTALTNSTRTAFFIMDALAPMTDDELSAAGDALIEALSAVCPRMRTSRRLIGAL; translated from the coding sequence ATGCCTGAGATCCTCAGTCCCGATGAGTTCCTCACCGCGAGCGCGGTCGAACCCGAGGTGTTCGAGCTTCGCCCGGATTACCGCGCCCTGCTGCTCGTCGCAGAGGGGCTGGACGCGGAGGCGACCTCCCCCGCGGCAGACGCGCTGGTCGAACGAGCCGAATCGCATGCCGAGGAGCTCCTCGCCGCGTCCCCGGTGACCGAGCTGCCGCATGTCGCCGCCTGGAGGGAGGCGTACCGAGCCTTCGGGGCGAAGCCGCAACGCACTCGGAACAGCCTCGAGGCGTTGACTCGTCGGGCTGAGCAGGGGTTGCCTCGCATCAACGCGCTCACCGATGTCTACAACGCGATCTCGGTGCTGCATCAGATCCCTCTCGGCGGTGAGGACTTCGACCGCTACGACGGGCCGGCGCGTCTGATCCGCGCCACGGGGGCCGAGCCGTTCGACACGACCGCGAACGGGGAGGCCGCGATCGAGCATCCCGAGGCCGGCGAGGTCGTCTGGTGCGACGATGCCGGAGTGACCTGTCGTCGCTGGAACTGGCGGCAGGGACAGCGCACAGCGCTGACGAACAGCACCCGGACCGCGTTCTTCATCATGGACGCCCTCGCACCGATGACCGACGACGAACTGTCCGCAGCCGGCGACGCCCTCATCGAGGCGCTGTCGGCCGTATGCCCCCGGATGAGGACCTCCCGTCGCCTGATCGGGGCGCTGTGA
- a CDS encoding EamA family transporter → MRVPAWSLAVIAMLSVQLSNALSVPVIDQVGPAGTAWLRMCFGAALLWLIARPAIRSIRRQDLPALLALGVVTGFMTTFFLAAVDRIPLGTAVSIEFLGPLTVAGVMSRQRKALMWPALALVGVVLLTEPWHGAIDLAGVGFAAAAGACWGLYNLLTQHVGDRFSGISGLSLTIPVAAIATMPVGLPQVIAGDFTWWVLPAAAGIALITPVIAFGLEMLALRRMTHTAFGTLLSIEPAFGILIGLLVLAQSPTPMQLAGIALVVVAGAAAQRGGARTADPAPPAVARPAAKETP, encoded by the coding sequence ATGAGAGTTCCCGCGTGGTCGTTGGCCGTCATCGCGATGCTCTCCGTGCAGCTCTCGAACGCCCTCTCGGTGCCGGTCATCGATCAGGTGGGTCCCGCCGGTACCGCCTGGTTGCGCATGTGCTTCGGCGCGGCGCTCCTCTGGCTCATCGCCCGGCCCGCGATCCGGTCGATACGGCGCCAGGATCTGCCCGCGCTGCTCGCCCTCGGGGTGGTGACGGGGTTCATGACGACCTTCTTCCTCGCGGCGGTGGATCGCATTCCGCTGGGCACCGCGGTTTCGATCGAGTTCCTCGGCCCGCTCACCGTGGCCGGGGTGATGAGCAGGCAGCGCAAGGCGCTGATGTGGCCGGCGCTCGCGCTGGTCGGCGTGGTGCTGCTCACCGAGCCCTGGCACGGCGCCATCGACCTCGCCGGGGTCGGCTTCGCGGCCGCCGCCGGCGCCTGCTGGGGCCTCTACAACCTGCTCACTCAGCACGTCGGCGACCGGTTCTCGGGTATCAGCGGACTCTCGCTCACGATCCCCGTCGCCGCCATCGCCACGATGCCGGTGGGCCTGCCGCAGGTGATCGCGGGCGACTTCACCTGGTGGGTACTGCCCGCCGCTGCGGGGATCGCGCTGATCACACCGGTGATCGCGTTCGGGCTCGAGATGCTCGCACTGCGCCGCATGACGCACACCGCGTTCGGCACGCTGCTGTCGATCGAGCCTGCGTTCGGGATCCTCATCGGCCTGCTCGTGCTCGCCCAGTCCCCGACGCCGATGCAGCTCGCGGGCATCGCCCTGGTCGTCGTCGCCGGCGCAGCCGCCCAACGGGGCGGTGCACGCACCGCCGATCCGGCCCCGCCTGCAGTAGCCCGCCCCGCCGCGAAGGAGACTCCATGA
- a CDS encoding antibiotic biosynthesis monooxygenase family protein: protein MTATPKYSSTFIFEIRELTDEFHRIDGEIAERARRIPGFLGEEAWHNEEAGLHAEVYYWSDMEALRELIGMDTHRLAKARHGEWIGEYRVVISEVQSVYGNPLLGLAHRPGQDQEQEEQA from the coding sequence ATGACCGCCACCCCGAAGTACAGCTCCACGTTCATCTTCGAAATCCGGGAGCTCACCGACGAGTTCCATCGCATCGATGGCGAGATCGCCGAGCGCGCCCGCCGGATCCCCGGCTTCCTCGGCGAGGAGGCGTGGCACAACGAGGAAGCGGGTCTGCACGCCGAGGTCTACTACTGGAGCGACATGGAGGCTCTACGCGAGCTGATCGGCATGGACACGCACCGGCTCGCTAAAGCTCGTCACGGGGAGTGGATCGGCGAGTATCGCGTCGTGATCTCCGAGGTGCAGTCGGTCTACGGCAACCCGCTGCTCGGTCTCGCGCATCGCCCAGGACAGGACCAAGAACAGGAGGAGCAGGCATGA
- a CDS encoding dihydrodipicolinate synthase family protein, with translation MTALFTGLSAYPLTPLHDDRVDERAFAGLIERLATAGVDSITALGSTGSYAYLSVAERARVARLAVQHAGGTPVFVGVGGLRTSHVLTHVDDAEQAGASGLLLAPMTYQPLTADDVFELFRAVTEHTDLPVIVYDNPGTTHFAFTTGLYARIAELPGIASIKIPGVPSDPDAARARVAEIRRVVPAHVTIGVSGDAFAATGLNAGCDAWYSVIGGTLPDPALAITRAAQQGRASEAAAESERLAPLWALFSESGGSLRVTAAIAEHLGLAPDRCLPLPIQGLTGPQRARVAQVVDELGLA, from the coding sequence ATGACCGCCCTCTTCACCGGCCTCTCGGCCTACCCGCTCACCCCGCTCCACGACGACCGGGTCGACGAGCGCGCGTTCGCCGGGCTCATCGAGCGCCTCGCCACGGCGGGAGTGGACTCGATCACCGCACTCGGGTCGACGGGGTCCTACGCATACCTCAGCGTCGCCGAACGCGCCCGCGTCGCCCGGCTCGCCGTGCAGCATGCGGGCGGGACCCCCGTGTTCGTGGGCGTCGGAGGTCTGCGCACCTCGCACGTGCTCACCCACGTCGACGACGCGGAACAAGCGGGCGCGTCAGGCCTGCTGCTGGCGCCCATGACCTATCAGCCGCTCACAGCCGACGACGTGTTCGAGCTGTTCCGCGCAGTCACCGAGCACACGGATCTACCGGTGATCGTCTACGACAACCCCGGCACCACGCACTTCGCGTTCACCACCGGGCTGTACGCACGCATCGCCGAACTGCCCGGCATCGCCTCGATCAAGATCCCCGGCGTCCCCTCAGACCCCGATGCGGCACGGGCGCGCGTCGCGGAGATCCGACGGGTCGTGCCGGCACACGTCACGATCGGCGTCTCGGGCGACGCCTTCGCCGCGACCGGCCTGAATGCGGGCTGCGACGCCTGGTACTCGGTGATCGGCGGTACTCTGCCCGATCCGGCACTCGCCATCACCCGTGCCGCGCAGCAGGGCCGTGCATCCGAGGCGGCCGCGGAATCCGAGCGCCTCGCTCCGCTGTGGGCGCTCTTCTCGGAGTCCGGAGGCAGCCTGCGGGTGACCGCCGCGATCGCTGAACACCTCGGCCTCGCCCCCGACCGCTGCCTCCCGCTACCGATACAGGGCCTCACCGGACCGCAGCGCGCCCGAGTGGCGCAGGTCGTGGACGAACTCGGCCTCGCCTGA
- a CDS encoding EamA family transporter: MPGASRAIPVTGFLLAVGSAASFALSGIFASALLDAGWSAGAAATTRITLAALVLAAPTVLALRGQWNLVRAAWRPILLFGLLAVAGCQLAFFLAVQFIPPSLALLIEFMGPVVLMLWLWSRTRVAPAGLTLVGAAVAVLGLVAISGSGSGGALHPLGIAFALVAAIGNAAYYAAGANSDHGIPPIPFVGLGLAVGAVVLGLASATGLLPFAVTGNPAVIAGAELPPAVAVAGMVLISTVLSYVLGVAASRRLGATVASFTGYSEAMFGIVWTIVLLAVVPTRVQWLGAALIIAGVVAVKAGEILRARGSQRPG; the protein is encoded by the coding sequence ATGCCGGGTGCATCGCGGGCGATTCCCGTCACCGGATTCCTGCTCGCGGTGGGGTCCGCCGCCTCGTTCGCGCTATCGGGCATCTTCGCGAGTGCTCTCCTCGATGCGGGGTGGTCGGCCGGGGCGGCGGCGACGACCAGGATCACCCTCGCCGCCCTCGTGCTCGCCGCCCCCACGGTGCTCGCGCTGCGCGGCCAGTGGAACCTGGTGCGGGCGGCGTGGCGGCCGATCCTGCTCTTCGGGTTGCTCGCGGTCGCGGGTTGCCAGCTCGCCTTCTTCCTCGCCGTGCAGTTCATCCCGCCGAGTCTCGCGCTGCTCATCGAATTCATGGGCCCCGTGGTGCTGATGCTCTGGCTCTGGTCGCGCACCCGCGTGGCGCCCGCGGGGCTGACGCTGGTCGGCGCGGCCGTGGCGGTGCTCGGGCTCGTCGCGATCTCCGGTTCGGGATCGGGCGGGGCGCTGCATCCGCTGGGCATCGCCTTCGCGCTCGTCGCCGCGATCGGCAACGCGGCCTACTACGCGGCGGGGGCGAACAGCGACCACGGCATCCCGCCGATCCCGTTCGTGGGGCTCGGCCTCGCGGTCGGCGCGGTGGTGCTGGGCCTGGCAAGCGCGACCGGGCTGCTCCCCTTCGCCGTGACGGGGAACCCCGCGGTGATCGCAGGTGCCGAACTGCCTCCCGCGGTCGCAGTCGCGGGCATGGTGCTCATCTCGACGGTGCTGTCGTACGTGCTCGGGGTCGCCGCGTCGCGCCGTCTCGGTGCCACGGTCGCGAGCTTCACCGGGTACTCGGAGGCGATGTTCGGCATCGTCTGGACCATCGTGCTCCTCGCGGTCGTTCCCACGCGCGTGCAGTGGTTGGGGGCGGCGCTGATCATCGCCGGGGTGGTTGCGGTGAAGGCGGGGGAGATCCTGCGCGCGCGTGGGTCGCAGCGACCGGGCTAG
- a CDS encoding ATP-binding cassette domain-containing protein codes for MPEGLDTEVSEAVLSGGERQRLAVARALVRRPEVLLLDEATAQLDGSTEAAIQRVIADAARSGAVVTIAHRLSTVLDADRIVVLDRGRVRDSGSHGELLERDELYREFIAALRIGVGAA; via the coding sequence CTGCCGGAGGGACTCGACACCGAGGTCTCCGAGGCGGTGCTCTCCGGGGGCGAGCGCCAGCGCCTCGCCGTCGCGCGGGCGCTGGTGAGGCGTCCGGAGGTGCTGCTGCTGGACGAGGCGACCGCGCAGCTCGACGGCTCCACGGAGGCCGCGATCCAGCGGGTCATCGCCGACGCCGCCCGCAGCGGCGCCGTCGTCACCATCGCGCACCGGCTGTCGACCGTGCTCGACGCCGATCGCATCGTCGTGCTCGACCGGGGGCGCGTGCGCGACTCGGGATCCCACGGCGAACTGCTCGAGCGGGACGAGCTCTACCGGGAGTTCATCGCGGCGCTGCGGATCGGCGTCGGTGCCGCGTAA
- a CDS encoding DNA alkylation repair protein codes for MSMTDDLLGDERVGALLEALEAASGGRRFEATRETAAGLAELTLSGRARALAGGIARDVSGGHAQLAGIVRTALENPEFEGFALWPVGLASARMALSEGTDEGFDSSLALLGEMTKRFTSEFAVRPLLIHDLDRALDRMAAWTTDSDWRVRRLASEGTRPLLPWAERIPALVADPAPTRPILDALHDDADENVRRSVANHLNDHSRAHPAFAVEVVRGWSGGEHFERVAHHALRTLVKRGDAAALELLGFPPVSLAVSPLEVSPLRVATGGAIAFGAAVENVGADPAPLVIDYVLSFPGARGDERSKVFKIMRRTLGPGERFEVRASHSFRPITTRRYYPGRYGVSLQINGVPHPRTDFELR; via the coding sequence ATGTCGATGACCGATGACCTGCTCGGAGACGAGCGCGTCGGAGCGCTGCTGGAGGCGCTCGAGGCGGCGAGCGGCGGGCGTCGGTTCGAAGCCACACGTGAGACCGCGGCCGGCCTCGCGGAACTGACGCTGAGCGGGAGGGCGCGGGCGCTGGCGGGCGGGATCGCGCGCGACGTCTCGGGAGGCCACGCGCAACTGGCGGGCATCGTGCGGACGGCTCTCGAGAACCCGGAGTTCGAGGGTTTCGCCCTCTGGCCGGTCGGTCTCGCGTCGGCGAGGATGGCGCTGAGCGAGGGGACGGACGAGGGCTTCGACTCGTCGCTGGCTCTGCTGGGGGAGATGACGAAGCGCTTCACCTCGGAGTTCGCGGTCCGTCCGCTGCTGATCCACGACCTCGACCGTGCGCTCGACCGGATGGCCGCGTGGACGACGGACTCCGACTGGCGCGTGCGTCGACTCGCCAGCGAGGGGACCCGCCCCCTGCTGCCGTGGGCCGAGCGGATCCCGGCCCTCGTGGCGGATCCCGCGCCGACCAGGCCGATCCTCGACGCCCTGCACGACGACGCCGACGAGAACGTGCGTCGCTCCGTCGCCAATCACCTCAACGATCACAGCCGGGCGCATCCCGCGTTCGCGGTCGAGGTCGTGCGCGGATGGAGCGGCGGCGAGCATTTCGAGCGGGTCGCCCACCACGCGCTGCGCACGCTGGTGAAGCGCGGGGATGCCGCCGCCCTCGAACTGCTCGGCTTTCCCCCGGTGAGCCTGGCGGTCTCGCCTCTCGAGGTCTCGCCGTTGCGGGTCGCAACGGGCGGTGCGATCGCCTTCGGCGCGGCGGTGGAGAACGTCGGGGCGGATCCCGCGCCGCTCGTGATCGACTACGTGCTGAGCTTCCCGGGCGCTCGGGGAGACGAGCGCTCGAAGGTCTTCAAGATCATGCGCCGCACCCTCGGTCCCGGTGAACGGTTCGAGGTGCGGGCCTCGCACTCGTTCAGGCCGATCACCACTCGCCGGTACTACCCGGGGCGCTACGGCGTGTCGCTGCAGATCAACGGGGTGCCCCATCCGCGCACCGATTTCGAACTGAGGTAG